From Clostridium sp. SY8519:
AGAAATCATCCGGAATCAGCACGGTGTTCACCTTCGTCTGCAGCCCCCGGTCCAGACAGGCATGGATGCTGTCCAGCACCTGATCCAGCGCGTCCACTCCCGTAATGTTCCGGAACCGTTCCGGATCCAGGGTGTCCAGGCTGATGTTTACTCCGCTAAGCCCAGCCTCCAGCAGTTCATCCAGATGCTGCTTCAGCAGGATGCCGTTGGTCGTCATGGTCACACTGTCAATTCCGTCAATCTGCCGAAGCATACGGACCAGCTTCGCCACTTCCAGCCGCACCAGAGGCTCCCCGCCGGTGAGCCGGATTTTGCGGATCCCCATATCCGCCGCGATCCGGCAGACGGTTTCGATCTCTTCATAGGACAGCAGTTCTTCCATCGGAATGGTCGAAATCCCGCCCTCCGGCATGCAGTATCTGCACCGCAGGTTGCAGCGGTCCGTCACTGAGATTCTCATATATTCGATTTCACGCCCGTACTGATCCTTCATAATGCCTTCCCCTTCTGTATGTCTGTTGCCGTCTCTGCACCCCTCGCAGCGTAATTATAACACATGCTCCTATTATAGATAAATTCCCTCTGCAGATTTATCCATATTCTGCCGGACACCATTCCTATCGCGCATAACCCGAAGATGTTGTATACTTATTCCGATACCTGATTAACCACTCTCAAATTCTGATGAACAAACCTCTTAACAGATGATAAAATAATACCATCGATTGCAACGATCGGAAAGGACAATATCCATCATGATAAAAGCAGGAGTAATCACAGCCAGCGACAAAGGCTACGCCGGGCAGCGGGAAGACCTCAGCGGCGCCCGCATTGTTTCCATACTGGAAGAGTCCGGCTACGAAGTGGCCCGCAGGGTAATCCTGCCGGATGACCGGCAGATGCTTGCAGATGAAATGATCGCCATGTGCGATGCGGGAATTTCACTGATTCTAACAACCGGAGGCACCGGATTTTCCAAACGGGACGTGACGCCGGAAGCCACACGCATGGTAATCGAACGGGAAGCCCCGGGCATCCCCGGCGCGATCCTTCATTATTCACTTTCCATCACCCCCAGGGCTATGCTTTCCCGCGCCGTAGCCGGCCTGCGGGGCAATACCCTGATTGTCAATCTTCCCGGCAGTCCGAAGGCCGTACAGGAGGCGCTGGATTATATCCTCCCGTCGCTGAAGCACGGACTGGAGATTCTGCTGGGGCTGGACAGTGAATGCGCCCGCCGAGACTGAACAGAAAGCAAACGAAACAGGCAGACCTTTCTGCCGCTATCATACAACTAGGAGAAGACTATTATGAAACTGATCAAAACAGAAGACGCAGTAGGACAGGTTCTGTGCCAGGATATTACCCAGATTATCCGTGGTGTGACCAAAGACGCCGTGTTCCGCAAAGGGCACATCGTCCGCGAAGAAGATATCCCTGTTCTGCTTTCCGTAGGCAAAGAGCACCTTTATGTCTGGGAAAACGACGACTCCATGCTCCACGAAAATGAAGCCGCGCAGATTCTCTATGAAATCTGCGCCGGCGCAAACATGCACGGCTCCGAGGTAAAAGAGGGAAAAATCGAACTGATCGCCGACATGGACGGTCTGCTGAAAATCGACCGGGAACATCTCCTGGCAGTCAACCGGCTGGGAGAAATGATGATCGCGTCCATCCACGGCGATTTTCCTGTCAGAAAGGGGGACAAACTGGCCGGCACACGCATCATCCCTCTCGTCATTGAAAAGGAAAAAATGGAACGTGCCCGCCGGACAGCCGGCAGCACTCCCCTGTTTCAGGTGCTCCCTTTCCGCCACAAAAAAATCGGCATCGTCACCACCGGCAGTGAAGTGTTCAAGGGGAGGATCAAAGACACCTTCGGCCCCGTGATCCGCGACAA
This genomic window contains:
- a CDS encoding molybdopterin-binding protein, whose protein sequence is MKLIKTEDAVGQVLCQDITQIIRGVTKDAVFRKGHIVREEDIPVLLSVGKEHLYVWENDDSMLHENEAAQILYEICAGANMHGSEVKEGKIELIADMDGLLKIDREHLLAVNRLGEMMIASIHGDFPVRKGDKLAGTRIIPLVIEKEKMERARRTAGSTPLFQVLPFRHKKIGIVTTGSEVFKGRIKDTFGPVIRDKVAEFPTEVIRQIYVDDDKEGIREAILQQISDGADCVICTGGMSVDPDDCTPGAIQATGAEVITYGAPVLPGAMLCVAYYRAADRTVPILGLPGCVMYAKRTVFDLVLPRIMADDPISAEDIASMGEGGLCLNCAVCTFPNCGFGK
- a CDS encoding MogA/MoaB family molybdenum cofactor biosynthesis protein translates to MIKAGVITASDKGYAGQREDLSGARIVSILEESGYEVARRVILPDDRQMLADEMIAMCDAGISLILTTGGTGFSKRDVTPEATRMVIEREAPGIPGAILHYSLSITPRAMLSRAVAGLRGNTLIVNLPGSPKAVQEALDYILPSLKHGLEILLGLDSECARRD